A stretch of Aminivibrio pyruvatiphilus DNA encodes these proteins:
- the rplC gene encoding 50S ribosomal protein L3, giving the protein MSIGILGKKLGMAQIYNDQGQAVAVTVIQAGPCPVVDMKTPDKDGYSALVLGFGKVNPKKLNKSRQGLFEKSEVEPQDTLREFRVDVLDGYSVGQEINVSLFSEGETVNVSGISKGKGFAGVMKKYHFGGSNSSHGASVVHRRGGSSGASSYPGRVFKGKRMPGRMGSEKVTVKNLTVVAVDTDNNLLLVKGAVPGAKNSLVTLFKKG; this is encoded by the coding sequence ATGAGCATCGGTATTCTGGGTAAGAAACTCGGAATGGCCCAGATATATAACGATCAGGGCCAGGCGGTGGCAGTCACGGTGATCCAGGCCGGGCCGTGCCCTGTAGTGGATATGAAGACCCCTGACAAGGACGGCTACAGTGCTCTTGTTCTCGGGTTCGGAAAGGTCAACCCGAAGAAGCTGAACAAGTCCCGCCAGGGTCTCTTCGAGAAGTCGGAAGTAGAGCCCCAGGACACTCTCCGGGAGTTCCGGGTTGACGTCCTCGACGGATATTCCGTCGGCCAGGAGATCAACGTGTCCCTTTTCTCCGAGGGCGAGACGGTGAACGTGTCGGGCATCAGCAAGGGTAAGGGCTTCGCCGGAGTCATGAAGAAGTACCACTTCGGCGGATCGAATTCCAGCCATGGCGCTTCCGTGGTTCACCGGCGGGGCGGTTCCAGCGGAGCCAGCAGCTACCCCGGCCGCGTTTTCAAGGGCAAGAGAATGCCCGGAAGAATGGGCAGTGAGAAAGTCACCGTTAAGAATCTCACTGTCGTAGCAGTGGACACCGACAATAACCTTCTTCTTGTCAAGGGTGCGGTACCCGGCGCGAAAAACAGCCTGGTCACCCTTTTCAAGAAAGGCTAG